A genomic region of Candidatus Neomarinimicrobiota bacterium contains the following coding sequences:
- a CDS encoding proteinase inhibitor I4 serpin, producing the protein MILFEKLIIVIPLLLMACNKDDPQDDACFLIPETGPCEALIPRYYYDQDEGKCKEFTWGGCEGVVPFKTMEACKSACGE; encoded by the coding sequence ATGATATTATTTGAGAAATTGATCATTGTAATTCCATTGTTATTAATGGCGTGTAACAAGGATGATCCACAGGATGATGCTTGTTTTCTAATACCCGAAACTGGACCGTGCGAAGCGTTAATTCCCCGATACTATTATGACCAAGATGAAGGTAAATGTAAGGAATTTACTTGGGGTGGATGTGAAGGTGTCGTCCCATTCAAAACGATGGAAGCTTGTAAAAGTGCTTGTGGTGAATAA
- a CDS encoding VCBS repeat-containing protein: MKKQFTILCFSLLFSNPLKGDSPNPTFAFDQYEVATNLIDNTRIVTGNFLSANQMMDIAMVHRDSTGTINLDIYQFQDDNWRLALDTTLHQNTIFVDAAIINGKDRLVTFSEGQLNWFDPQTGKTSLLLKLPFEFRTDPKWGIPQVRITHDLNNDGQDDIIAPSVDGFWVATQLSDGTFSEPIKIGPPEPYLNQSTFDDKRNYGEVGINAMTIPWYLSRVHNFDYNQDGRKDLIFWNEDHFDVYVQIEDGSFATNPITFQTDVHFDSDGTYSIVFSFAQSNTFSLIFGTRKSTNFTVLHSIEDMNGDGIPDLVTHSLTGRSVFKMKSRYIVHFGSATNGGILFSKYQATAANSDGKGGATQSGGYANQWLRDIDGDGNTDIIRYDVKIGLTGMINVLLGRHLIINFETHRMVGGRFLSHPDGKKKIKAHVNIYDEKGGFFPFMLLGDLSGDGLAELLVATKKNEIQIFGGQPELNILNTEPIKVNLLVPSMETGTWLKDLNQDGKQDILLYYHTKEKEKPFRLVTLITK, encoded by the coding sequence ATGAAAAAGCAATTCACCATTCTTTGCTTTAGTCTCCTCTTTTCGAATCCATTGAAAGGTGATTCTCCCAATCCTACCTTTGCATTTGATCAATATGAGGTGGCCACCAATCTCATTGATAATACACGAATCGTTACAGGAAATTTTTTAAGTGCGAATCAAATGATGGATATTGCAATGGTTCATCGAGATTCTACCGGTACAATCAATTTGGATATATACCAATTTCAGGATGACAATTGGCGGTTGGCATTAGACACAACACTTCATCAAAATACAATATTTGTGGATGCGGCCATAATTAATGGAAAAGATCGGCTCGTCACATTTTCTGAGGGTCAATTGAATTGGTTCGACCCCCAAACGGGCAAAACCTCACTTCTGTTGAAACTCCCATTTGAATTCAGGACTGATCCAAAATGGGGCATCCCACAAGTAAGAATAACGCATGACCTCAATAACGATGGACAGGATGATATAATTGCCCCCAGTGTGGATGGATTTTGGGTGGCCACGCAATTATCTGATGGTACATTTTCCGAACCGATTAAAATCGGTCCGCCAGAGCCATACCTTAACCAAAGCACATTTGATGATAAACGCAATTATGGTGAAGTGGGAATCAATGCCATGACGATTCCTTGGTATCTCAGCCGTGTTCACAATTTTGACTATAATCAGGACGGCCGCAAAGACCTCATTTTTTGGAATGAGGATCATTTTGATGTATATGTTCAAATTGAAGATGGCTCATTCGCAACCAATCCTATCACCTTCCAAACGGATGTACATTTTGACTCTGACGGCACATATTCTATCGTTTTCAGTTTTGCTCAATCCAATACATTCTCACTCATTTTCGGCACTCGAAAATCCACGAACTTTACCGTACTCCATTCCATTGAAGATATGAACGGAGATGGCATCCCTGATTTAGTAACGCATTCTCTCACGGGCCGCAGTGTGTTTAAAATGAAGAGTCGATACATTGTCCATTTTGGTTCAGCAACTAATGGTGGGATTTTATTTTCAAAATATCAGGCTACTGCGGCCAATTCAGACGGTAAAGGCGGAGCAACCCAATCCGGTGGTTACGCCAATCAATGGTTAAGGGATATTGATGGAGACGGCAACACAGATATTATCCGATATGATGTTAAGATTGGACTCACGGGGATGATCAATGTTTTACTCGGGAGACATCTTATCATTAATTTTGAAACCCATAGAATGGTTGGGGGTCGATTCCTTTCACATCCGGATGGAAAGAAAAAAATCAAGGCGCATGTAAATATTTATGATGAAAAAGGTGGGTTTTTCCCCTTTATGCTATTGGGCGATTTAAGCGGTGATGGCTTGGCAGAATTACTGGTGGCGACAAAAAAGAATGAAATACAGATCTTTGGCGGTCAACCTGAATTGAATATTTTAAACACTGAACCCATCAAAGTTAATT